In Maridesulfovibrio zosterae DSM 11974, a genomic segment contains:
- the rpoB gene encoding DNA-directed RNA polymerase subunit beta, which produces MGQLRKIFGKIKVTLPIPHLLELQVDSFKKFLQEGVAPASRADVGLEGVFRSVFPIEDFNKTASLEYVSYDIGEPKYDMDECIAKGLTYEAPIRIKVRLVVFDVDEETESRTIRDIKEQDIYFGTVPLMSEQGTFIINGTERVIVNQLQRSPGIIFEHDSGKTHTSRRVLYSCRIIPMRGSWLDFDFDHKDILYVRIDRRRKMPATVLLKAMGMSKQDILDYYYNVEEFQIDRHIVRRKVDENQYRKENAWVDLCSEDGKVIVQRDKPVTKFAWKKIVRAGIEYIEVDPKTLVGQFASHDITDPDTGEVIAEAADEITEEIFERILEVGLKEVKVLHTMGVDVSSALRDSMMLDKSTDVESAQIEIYRRLRPSSPPTAEIAANFFENLFRSSDYYDLSSVGRYKLNARLNVDTPLELRTLTNEDILTAVKVLCKLKDSHGPADDIDNLGNRRVRPVGELVENQYRIGLVRMERAIKERMSLQEVATLMPHDLINPKPVAAVLKEFFGTSQLSQFMDQTNPLSEVTHKRRLSALGPGGLTRERAGFEVRDVHVSHYGRICPIETPEGPNIGLIVSLTTYSKVNDFGFIESPYRTIKDSTMTDEILYYDATREVGHVVAQANAPIDENGKFSNPLVTSRLNGDVSMMASEDVTLMDISPSQTVSVSAALIPFLEHDDANRALMGSNMQRQAVPLLITSQPLVGTGMEANVAQDSGSCLLAENDGYIDYVDAERLVVRYDDGPSPATGGIKHYELQKWHKSNQSSCYGQRPRLPIGKRVKKGEVLADGPGIKDGELALGKNLLVAFMPWCGFNFEDSILISERVVKEDVFTSVHIEEFELVARDTKLGPEEVTRDIPNVSEDMLSNLDECGIIRLGARISPEDILVGKITPKGETQLTPEEKLLRAIFGDKARDVKNTSLKVPPGIEGTIVDVKVFNRRSGEKDDRTKAIEDFELAKHDMKESKHIESLTIKTRDKIKVVVTNKQIAQTLMGRRKGEVLAEAGHIITDEILAEVPLKKLGGLFTDKDTNEAVKQLLAEYDKQIRVIKGIYDVKREKVTEGDDLPPGVIKMVKVYIAVKRKLSVGDKMAGRHGNKGVVSCILPEQDMPFFDNGTPMDIVLNPLGVPSRMNIGQIMETHLGWGALAIGQKFANMLDTGEALDVIRQEIKSTFESEDVYELIDSLDDEEFRLAVNKARHGIVTKTPVFDGATEDEIWDLVKKTGIPDDGKVTLYDGRTGDAFHNRVTVGVMYILKLHHLVDEKIHARSTGPYSLVTQQPLGGKAQFGGQRLGEMEVWALEAYGAAYLLQEFLTVKSDDVTGRVKMYEKIVKGDNFLEAGLPESFNVLVKELMSLGLDVHLLQDESEEAADKK; this is translated from the coding sequence ATGGGTCAGCTCAGAAAAATATTTGGAAAGATCAAAGTTACTTTACCGATTCCCCACTTGCTAGAACTGCAGGTGGATTCCTTCAAGAAATTCCTTCAAGAAGGCGTAGCTCCTGCCAGCAGGGCTGATGTCGGCTTAGAAGGGGTTTTTCGTTCGGTTTTTCCGATTGAAGACTTCAATAAAACAGCAAGTCTCGAATATGTCAGCTACGACATAGGTGAGCCTAAATACGATATGGACGAGTGTATTGCCAAAGGCCTTACATACGAAGCTCCTATCCGCATTAAGGTACGCCTTGTTGTATTTGATGTAGATGAAGAGACCGAAAGCAGAACAATCCGCGACATTAAAGAGCAGGATATCTATTTCGGAACTGTTCCGCTCATGAGTGAGCAGGGCACGTTTATTATAAATGGTACTGAACGCGTAATTGTTAACCAGTTGCAGCGTTCTCCCGGTATCATCTTTGAACATGATTCCGGTAAAACTCATACAAGTCGCCGAGTTCTTTATAGCTGCAGAATTATTCCTATGCGCGGCTCATGGTTGGATTTTGATTTCGACCATAAAGATATTCTTTATGTGCGTATTGACCGTCGTCGCAAGATGCCTGCTACTGTCCTACTCAAAGCTATGGGTATGTCTAAGCAGGACATTCTGGACTATTACTATAATGTAGAAGAGTTCCAGATTGACCGTCATATCGTACGCCGTAAGGTAGATGAAAATCAGTACCGCAAGGAGAACGCTTGGGTTGATCTCTGTTCTGAAGATGGCAAAGTCATTGTTCAGCGTGATAAACCTGTTACCAAGTTCGCTTGGAAAAAAATTGTTCGTGCCGGTATTGAATATATAGAAGTAGATCCAAAGACTCTAGTGGGCCAGTTTGCTTCCCATGATATTACCGATCCTGATACAGGTGAAGTTATTGCAGAAGCTGCTGATGAAATCACTGAAGAAATCTTTGAAAGAATTCTTGAAGTAGGTCTCAAAGAAGTAAAAGTTCTGCACACAATGGGTGTGGACGTTTCTTCAGCTCTGCGTGATTCCATGATGCTTGATAAAAGCACCGATGTTGAGTCTGCTCAGATTGAGATTTACCGTAGATTGCGTCCCAGTTCTCCTCCTACAGCCGAAATTGCTGCCAACTTCTTTGAGAATCTGTTTCGCAGTTCTGACTACTATGACCTTTCCAGCGTCGGTCGTTATAAACTGAATGCGCGTCTCAATGTAGATACGCCTCTTGAGCTTAGAACTCTTACCAATGAAGATATTCTTACTGCGGTTAAAGTGCTTTGTAAGCTTAAAGACAGTCACGGCCCTGCTGATGATATCGATAACCTCGGTAACAGGCGTGTACGTCCTGTTGGAGAACTGGTTGAAAATCAGTACAGAATAGGTCTTGTACGCATGGAAAGAGCCATCAAGGAGCGCATGAGCCTCCAGGAAGTGGCTACTTTGATGCCTCATGATCTGATCAACCCTAAACCTGTTGCTGCTGTACTTAAAGAATTCTTCGGAACTTCACAGCTGTCACAGTTCATGGACCAGACCAACCCGCTGTCAGAAGTAACTCACAAGCGCAGACTTTCTGCTCTTGGACCCGGTGGTCTTACCCGTGAACGCGCAGGTTTTGAGGTCCGTGACGTTCACGTTTCTCACTACGGCAGAATCTGCCCTATTGAGACTCCTGAAGGACCGAACATCGGTCTTATCGTTTCCTTGACCACTTACTCCAAGGTTAACGATTTCGGTTTCATTGAAAGTCCTTACCGGACAATCAAAGATTCTACCATGACTGATGAAATCCTTTATTATGACGCAACCAGAGAAGTTGGTCATGTCGTTGCTCAGGCGAATGCGCCTATCGACGAAAATGGCAAATTCTCTAATCCGCTTGTTACATCACGCTTGAACGGTGATGTTTCCATGATGGCCAGTGAAGACGTTACTCTCATGGATATCAGCCCCAGCCAGACCGTTTCTGTTTCTGCTGCACTGATTCCATTTCTTGAGCATGACGATGCTAACCGCGCTCTTATGGGATCAAACATGCAGCGTCAGGCTGTACCTCTTCTTATAACTTCCCAGCCTCTGGTTGGTACTGGAATGGAAGCCAATGTTGCTCAGGATTCCGGTAGCTGCCTGTTGGCTGAGAATGATGGATATATTGATTATGTAGACGCTGAGCGTCTCGTTGTCAGATATGACGATGGTCCTTCTCCGGCTACAGGTGGAATCAAGCATTACGAACTTCAGAAATGGCATAAGTCCAACCAGAGTTCATGCTATGGACAGCGTCCAAGACTTCCTATTGGTAAACGAGTTAAAAAAGGCGAAGTACTTGCTGACGGACCAGGTATTAAAGATGGTGAACTTGCACTTGGTAAGAACCTTCTCGTGGCTTTCATGCCTTGGTGCGGTTTTAACTTTGAGGACTCCATCCTTATTTCTGAGCGTGTAGTTAAAGAAGACGTTTTTACCTCTGTCCATATTGAGGAATTTGAACTCGTCGCTCGTGACACCAAGCTTGGGCCCGAAGAAGTAACTCGTGATATCCCGAACGTTAGCGAAGATATGCTCAGCAACCTTGACGAGTGTGGTATTATTCGTCTTGGTGCGCGTATATCTCCTGAAGATATTCTCGTCGGTAAAATCACTCCTAAAGGTGAAACGCAGCTTACTCCCGAAGAAAAGCTTCTTAGAGCCATTTTCGGAGATAAAGCTCGCGATGTAAAAAATACTTCTCTCAAGGTGCCGCCGGGAATCGAAGGTACTATTGTTGACGTTAAAGTATTTAATCGCCGCTCAGGTGAGAAAGACGATCGTACTAAAGCCATTGAGGATTTCGAGCTTGCTAAACACGATATGAAAGAAAGCAAGCATATCGAATCTCTCACTATTAAGACTCGTGACAAGATCAAAGTTGTTGTTACCAATAAGCAGATCGCACAGACTCTTATGGGCCGCAGAAAAGGCGAAGTTCTTGCTGAAGCCGGACACATTATAACTGATGAAATCCTCGCAGAAGTTCCTTTGAAGAAACTTGGCGGACTTTTCACAGATAAAGATACAAATGAAGCTGTAAAACAGCTTCTCGCTGAATACGACAAGCAGATTCGCGTTATTAAGGGCATCTATGATGTTAAGCGCGAAAAAGTCACTGAAGGTGACGATCTGCCTCCGGGCGTCATCAAAATGGTCAAAGTCTACATCGCTGTTAAGCGTAAGCTTAGCGTGGGTGACAAAATGGCTGGACGTCATGGTAACAAGGGTGTTGTTTCTTGTATTCTGCCTGAGCAGGATATGCCGTTCTTTGATAATGGTACTCCAATGGATATCGTTTTGAATCCACTCGGTGTTCCATCTCGTATGAACATTGGTCAGATTATGGAAACTCATCTCGGCTGGGGAGCATTGGCAATCGGACAGAAGTTCGCCAATATGCTTGATACCGGCGAGGCCCTTGATGTTATTCGTCAGGAAATTAAAAGTACCTTTGAATCTGAAGATGTTTATGAACTCATTGACTCACTTGATGATGAAGAGTTCAGACTTGCTGTCAATAAGGCGCGTCATGGTATTGTGACCAAGACTCCTGTTTTTGACGGAGCCACAGAAGATGAAATCTGGGATCTGGTTAAGAAAACAGGCATTCCTGATGACGGTAAGGTTACACTTTATGATGGTCGTACTGGGGATGCTTTCCATAACCGTGTAACTGTAGGTGTAATGTACATCCTTAAATTGCACCATCTGGTTGATGAAAAGATTCACGCACGTTCGACAGGTCCTTACTCGCTGGTTACTCAGCAGCCTCTCGGCGGTAAGGCTCAGTTTGGTGGTCAGCGTCTCGGAGAAATGGAAGTATGGGCTCTTGAAGCATATGGCGCAGCTTACCTGCTTCAGGAATTCCTCACCGTTAAGTCTGATGACGTAACCGGCCGTGTTAAAATGTACGAGAAGATCGTCAAGGGAGATAACTTCCTTGAAGCCGGTCTACCTGAGTCATTTAATGTTTTGGTTAAAGAATTGATGTCGCTTGGACTTGATGTCCACCTCCTTCAGGACGAAAGCGAAGAAGCTGCTGATAAGAAATAA
- the rplL gene encoding 50S ribosomal protein L7/L12, which yields MADITKDQVVDFISNMTVLELSEFIKELEEKFGVSAAAPVAAVAAMPAADGGAAAEEQTEFDVILKGAGGNKIAVIKAVRALTGLGLKEAKAKVDGVPAAIKEGVEKAEAEEALKQLTEAGADAEMK from the coding sequence ATGGCAGATATCACTAAAGATCAGGTAGTAGATTTTATTTCTAACATGACCGTTCTCGAACTTTCCGAATTCATCAAAGAACTCGAAGAAAAGTTCGGCGTTTCCGCAGCAGCACCAGTAGCAGCAGTAGCAGCAATGCCTGCAGCAGACGGTGGCGCAGCAGCAGAAGAACAGACTGAATTTGACGTAATCCTTAAAGGTGCAGGCGGCAACAAAATTGCTGTCATCAAAGCAGTTCGCGCTCTGACCGGTCTCGGCCTGAAAGAAGCTAAAGCTAAAGTTGATGGAGTTCCCGCAGCTATCAAAGAAGGCGTTGAAAAAGCAGAAGCAGAAGAAGCTCTCAAGCAGCTTACTGAAGCCGGTGCTGACGCTGAAATGAAATAA
- the rplJ gene encoding 50S ribosomal protein L10 produces the protein MNRQEKAQIIEQLKEKAERASIAIVTDFKGLGVEEFTQLRSNLRNVGVDCQVVKNTLARLAFEGTDHGTIADKFKENCAVVMGYEDPVAAAKAVADFAKESKTFDMRFASLEGKYLDTDGVKALSKLPSKEQLLGMTLGTMNAVPTNFVSLLANVPRGLLNVLSAVKDQKEAA, from the coding sequence GTGAACAGGCAAGAAAAAGCCCAGATTATTGAGCAGCTTAAAGAAAAAGCTGAAAGGGCGAGCATTGCCATCGTTACCGACTTCAAAGGCCTTGGTGTGGAAGAGTTTACTCAGCTCCGCTCCAACCTGAGAAATGTCGGTGTCGATTGCCAAGTAGTCAAGAACACTCTGGCCCGGTTGGCTTTTGAAGGTACCGATCACGGTACCATCGCCGATAAATTCAAGGAAAACTGTGCAGTTGTAATGGGTTATGAAGATCCTGTTGCAGCAGCTAAAGCAGTTGCTGATTTCGCTAAAGAAAGTAAAACTTTCGATATGCGTTTTGCATCCCTTGAGGGCAAGTATCTTGACACTGATGGCGTGAAGGCGCTTTCCAAGCTCCCGAGCAAGGAACAGCTCCTCGGCATGACTCTTGGCACAATGAATGCTGTGCCTACGAACTTTGTGAGCTTGCTCGCAAACGTACCTCGCGGTCTCCTCAATGTTCTTTCCGCTGTGAAAGATCAGAAAGAAGCTGCATAA
- the rplA gene encoding 50S ribosomal protein L1, translated as MPKHGKNYRKATEGAELRGLTVEEAVKAAVEKAFAKFDETVDVAINLGVDPKYSDQMIRGAVSLPNGLGKEVRVACFVSGEKEAEAKEAGADFVGGDDLVAKVKEGWLDFDKAIATPDMMAKIGQIGRVLGPRGLMPNAKTGTVTFDVAKAVNEVKAGRVEFKVDKAGVLHAPIGKVSFGAEKLLENLKSLLETVAKMKPSSAKGTYMQAVAIATTMGPGFKVDPLSARKYSES; from the coding sequence ATGCCTAAGCACGGAAAAAATTACAGAAAAGCAACTGAAGGTGCTGAACTCCGCGGTCTGACCGTGGAAGAAGCAGTGAAGGCTGCTGTTGAAAAGGCATTTGCCAAATTCGACGAGACTGTTGATGTTGCCATCAACCTCGGCGTCGACCCTAAATACTCTGACCAGATGATTCGTGGTGCAGTATCTCTGCCTAACGGTCTCGGTAAAGAAGTTAGAGTAGCTTGCTTTGTAAGCGGGGAAAAAGAAGCGGAAGCCAAGGAAGCAGGCGCAGACTTTGTCGGCGGCGATGACTTGGTTGCTAAGGTTAAAGAAGGCTGGCTTGATTTTGATAAAGCCATTGCAACTCCTGATATGATGGCCAAAATTGGTCAGATCGGTAGAGTTCTCGGACCTCGCGGTCTGATGCCTAACGCTAAAACCGGCACCGTTACTTTTGATGTGGCTAAAGCTGTTAATGAAGTAAAAGCAGGACGCGTAGAATTCAAGGTTGATAAAGCCGGTGTTCTGCACGCTCCTATCGGTAAAGTTTCTTTTGGTGCTGAAAAGCTCCTTGAGAATCTTAAATCGCTGCTGGAAACAGTAGCTAAAATGAAACCTTCTTCTGCTAAAGGAACTTACATGCAGGCTGTTGCCATAGCTACTACTATGGGTCCTGGCTTCAAAGTAGATCCTTTGTCTGCAAGAAAGTATTCAGAGTCCTAA
- the rplK gene encoding 50S ribosomal protein L11, with translation MAKKEIGKIKLQIPAGSANPSPPVGPALGQHGVNIMEFCKAFNAKTQDQKGMIIPVIITVFQDRSFSFITKTPPASTLLLKAAKLAKGSGEPNKNKVGKVTKAQVQEIAELKAPDLTAADTEAAMKSIMGTARSMGIEVTD, from the coding sequence ATGGCCAAGAAAGAAATAGGCAAAATTAAGCTTCAGATCCCGGCTGGCTCAGCCAATCCGTCCCCTCCGGTCGGACCTGCGCTCGGTCAGCACGGTGTCAATATAATGGAATTCTGCAAAGCGTTTAACGCTAAAACGCAGGATCAGAAGGGCATGATCATTCCGGTGATCATCACTGTCTTCCAAGACAGGTCCTTTTCCTTCATTACCAAGACTCCACCAGCATCCACACTTTTGCTTAAAGCTGCAAAGCTGGCAAAGGGTTCCGGTGAGCCTAATAAGAACAAGGTCGGTAAGGTGACCAAAGCTCAGGTTCAAGAAATTGCCGAGCTTAAAGCGCCAGATCTGACCGCTGCCGATACTGAAGCTGCCATGAAATCCATCATGGGAACAGCCCGCAGTATGGGCATTGAAGTCACAGACTAG
- the nusG gene encoding transcription termination/antitermination protein NusG: MNADAEKPQGRKARWYIVHTYSGFEQRVEQTVREMMRTGQDKGLIEEVVVPTERVVELVKGEKRTSTRKFYPGYVMIKMIMEDESWHLIQSIPRVTGFIGGKNRPTPMRDSEAAKILSLMEDRQEQPRPKFNFDRGDDVRVIDGPFSGFNGVVEDVNYDKGKLRVSVSIFGRQTPVELDFVQVTKG; this comes from the coding sequence ATGAACGCAGACGCTGAAAAACCTCAGGGAAGGAAAGCCCGCTGGTACATAGTTCATACCTATTCAGGTTTTGAACAGCGGGTCGAGCAGACTGTTCGTGAAATGATGAGAACTGGTCAGGACAAAGGACTGATCGAGGAAGTAGTCGTTCCCACGGAAAGAGTTGTCGAGTTGGTTAAAGGGGAAAAGAGAACATCCACCCGGAAATTTTATCCGGGCTACGTCATGATCAAAATGATCATGGAGGATGAATCATGGCATCTGATCCAGTCTATTCCCCGTGTTACCGGATTTATCGGTGGTAAAAACCGCCCGACACCAATGCGTGACAGCGAAGCAGCCAAAATCCTGAGCCTGATGGAAGACCGTCAGGAGCAGCCGAGACCTAAGTTCAACTTTGACCGTGGCGATGATGTCAGGGTTATTGACGGACCTTTTAGTGGTTTCAACGGCGTTGTAGAAGATGTCAACTACGACAAAGGCAAGCTTCGGGTGTCAGTCTCCATTTTCGGCCGCCAGACCCCAGTGGAACTTGACTTTGTTCAGGTTACCAAAGGGTAG
- the secE gene encoding preprotein translocase subunit SecE, giving the protein MAKKKNKGAGAQQTKAETQGFSGKLKEFSEFLEQSKVEMKKVVWPTQKETIQTCTAVLVLVVVMSLFLGVVDMGLSKLVETILS; this is encoded by the coding sequence ATGGCCAAGAAAAAAAATAAAGGTGCGGGAGCTCAGCAGACCAAAGCTGAGACTCAAGGATTTAGCGGTAAACTCAAAGAGTTTTCCGAGTTCCTAGAACAGTCAAAGGTCGAGATGAAGAAGGTCGTATGGCCTACTCAGAAAGAGACTATACAGACTTGTACCGCCGTCTTGGTCCTTGTCGTAGTCATGTCGCTTTTTCTGGGTGTTGTTGACATGGGTCTCAGCAAGCTTGTTGAGACAATACTGTCTTAA
- the rpmG gene encoding 50S ribosomal protein L33 has product MRVKVQMQCTECKRRNYSTMKNKKNTTGRIELMKYCPFDKKHTLHKENK; this is encoded by the coding sequence ATGCGTGTCAAAGTCCAGATGCAGTGCACCGAGTGTAAGCGTCGTAACTATTCGACGATGAAGAACAAGAAGAACACTACTGGTCGTATCGAATTGATGAAGTATTGCCCTTTTGATAAGAAGCATACTCTTCATAAAGAAAACAAGTAG